The Diceros bicornis minor isolate mBicDic1 chromosome 19, mDicBic1.mat.cur, whole genome shotgun sequence genome contains the following window.
ttaaattccTCAAAAAGCACAACCTTCCACAATTCACCccatatgaaatgaaataatttaaatagccCCAAACTCCTcaaattctttttcaaatctgaaaAAGGATTCTCCAGGTCCAGATGGTTTCACAGGAATATTCTATCAAGTATTTATGGATGAATTAAACCCAATGTTGGAAGacaaaaacagctataaaagaaatttgggaaaatgTGAATATATACTCCACTTAGATGGTATTAAggaattaattttaattgtattaaGCGTGTAATGGTATAGgttttgtagaaaaaaatgtctttaatcATATGACCACACAGTAGTGAACTCCATTTGCACCTGGATGTGCCTACAAGACTAAGTTATTAGTGGACACAATTATGCAACTTCAGTTATGTCTTTTGTTTTAAGGGAAATTAGACAATTTCCTATCTTCACTTTTCTACCAAGCAAGGTCATGGACACTCAGTGTCCTGGGTTGACCCAGCAGATGAGGACAACACCACAGGGCATGTGGGAAGGGACATGGCCCTTTGAAACGTCTTTTGGAGTAAAGACTCCTGGAAACCTGACTCGACTCCCTTCTGATGTTACCTGAGAGAGAAATAACACATATTTTCTTCATAGAAAGAGGGACTCTGTATGTCTTTGGGACAATGGCCAGCTGAGGGGAACGTGTCTCTGATTAGCACATATGTCCTGTATAGGCTGGTGGTCCCTGTCATCAGGGTCTCAGAATCACCTTGATTAGTTTACTCCAATGACCTGGTCTAATGGCAAAACGTCTTCAACAATATTTCCCCCATTGCTCCCCAAGTCTCTTCTGTAAAACTCCAAACTCTCAGGGTGGTTGAAGCAGGAAAAGAGATCATAGAGGAACTGGAATTTGCATGTAGTAAAGGTGCCCCGGTGGTTGTCTATTGCTGGTCCATTGTCACAAATCAGGAAACAAAGGAGGCCTGTACTGTGACCACTCAGGGTCACCAAGGTGACTGGTCCAGACTCACACCCCATGTCCTCAGGGCTCTTCTTCCAGCATTTCACAGAGTAGGTTGTGCAGGCGTGTGCTGGGGTTACATTACTGATGTGGATGGAAAAGTCTAGGATGGAATAGAGACTAGGCAGAGGTTACAAATGGcaaggaggagggaggtgggctGCCATGGATGGTGATGTAATCATTGTTAGGTGAAGAAAGCAGGAGGCAGGATGCTATGAACAGGATGAGCTACCTCCTTCCCTACTTCTTTCTCTAATGTATATTTATGTCAAAAGACctgtattggggccggccctgtggcgaaGTGGTTGAATTAGGTGCACTCtgcttggtggcctgggttcatgggttcagatcccaggcacggaaaTACACcagtcatcagccatgctgtggtggtgacccatatataaatggaggaagattggcagatgttagctcagggctgatttcctcaagcaaaaacagaggaagattggcagatgttagctcaggagtaatcttccacacaaaaaaaaaagatctacaaaGATATGTACCAAAATATTACCAGAAATGACCCTTGGAGtgtgggatttgggggagggcagCTTACTTCTAagttttactttatatttatagACTTTTAAATTATTCTATGATAAGCATGAATTACtacttttaacataaaaaaaaaagatgaggagtcAGGTCAGTAGGAGTGGAGGCCTCACCAGGGGTTCCACCTGTGTCCTGCTCCTTCTGGTGGGCAGAGGCCTCCAGGGTATGGTGTTTGGTGACCGCCGGCTGCCCGTCATGCTCCACCTGGCAGGTGAGCACCACATCCTCCCTGTGGGCAGATGAGTTCACCAGGAGCCAGCTCATCCAGTTAAAGGTCCCATCCTTGTTCTCTATGAGTGTCAAGGCCATTTCTGTTCGGGAGACATTTCCGTTCTCCAACCAGGTCAGCTTTAGATGCCAGGGGTAGAACTTGTTCACCTGGCAGGTGACGTTCATCAGGTTCCCTGCCATGGGCTGTTGGGAAACCTCCAAGGTGGGCGGAACTGAAACAGCACAGGGCAGAGGCTCTGATCTTATGGAACAGACAGATCACAGAGGAGGGCTCCATACCTTAGCTCCCACCACCACAGATGGGAATCACTCAGGACAGTGCTAGGCGTGCAGTAGGCTATCAAACACTGAGAGTACTCTctgcatatgaatgaaatcacaaagcacagtgccaggcacacaatAGGTGCTCAGGGACTGATAGCTCTTTTAGGGTCATAAGCTCAGCCCCTGGCAATACAGTGGGAGCATAATATCTGTATCCAAATAAATCAAATCACCAAGCACCAGGGAGCTGGGCttagagtaggtgctcagtaattgGAACTGCTATTGGTAAGGTAGATGACACGACCTAGCACAGAGCTCGGCACATGGCAGGTGTTCACCTGGCAGCTGCCATTAGAACAGGTGAGTGACCAGCACATCCAGGTGCCTGGTGATTGGGAAGGATGGTCAGGAACTAGATTCCAGGCAATTCAGGCCTGGAGCAAACAGCAGGGGGAAGAGTGGGCTTGGGGCCTTGGGGGCAGGTGTGGGCTTGGGCTGGGGTGAGGGCATCTACCTCGGAGGGTCTCAGATAAGTTGGCCGTCCCACGAAGAGGAGGGCACCCCTGCAGAGTGACGTGGGCCACCTCGCAGATGACCTGGGAGCGAACGTCCCCCGGGGCCAGCACCACCTTGGCTGTGCTGGAGATGCTGTAGGAAATACTGTCTCCCTCTGGGTCCACGTTGGTCTGGGAGGCTGGGAGCTCATTCCCATTTTTGAACCACTTCAGGGTGATGTTTCTGGGGGAGAAGCCGTGGGACTCGCACGTGAAGCTCACTGTCTGCTCAGGTGGGGCCCTCGCCATGGGGCCCGATACCACGGGGGCAGAGGGTTTTGCTAGAAAAGGAGCATTTGTAAACAATAAACATGACTGTGATTATATCACTGACCATAAGTGTGTGACGCTCTTAAGAACCTTCACATATAGTATTTTTTAATCCTTCTAATAGTGCCAGGAGGGTGAGTCATCATCCTCATCTTACAGAGGAGGACACACAGGTTCCCAGAGGTGAACTCTGAGGAAGGGGATAGGTTGTGGGGAAACTCAATTCCTGCCCTGCCTATGCAGGAAATTTGTCAATATCCAacaaattaaaatacacacacacactgaccgAGCAATGCCATCTCCAGTGGGCATCTCTCACTGGAGTAGAGTGGTGCAGCACTGGTTTAGTATCCCAACGTTGGGAACAACTTTGTATCCATCAATGGAAGACTGTAGAATGAATGTGCTATCTCCATACGATGGATGTTATGCAGCTGTGGAAACAACGGGCAGCTCTAGTGCTGACATGGATTGCTTGATTGGGGGTGATGTGCCTGAAGGTTGGGAGAGGTTCCCAATCACCTTGGGCCTCAGGGTCTGAATGTGAGGAGCTTTCTGAACCTTTGGAAAACTGACACAAAGGAGAAATGCTGGCTCCCTGTTCAGTGGTTTTGTGAAGCGAGCTTTTATCCAGCATTTACTATGGGCCAGCCTCTGCCATCGAAAGAGTGTGCAATGTCAGCACAGGAAGGAGCCTGCCTGGAATCAGATCCAGGTTCTGATATGATCCCCTTACACACTGGCCATGTGACTGTGAGCACACCcccatcatctcttggcctcagGCTCCCCATCTGTACATGGGGCATTGGGCTTGATGGGTCTGAAAGTCCTTCCTGTGCAAGACATTTCAGGATTCAGGATCCGGGGCCTCTGGCAGAAAACCTTAAACGAGTTTCTTTGCTGCCTCAACAGTGAACCCATAAGTCAGTCCCATGAGGAACCTCTTCCCTGGGTGAAGGACATTCTGAGATGACCCAGCTTTGTCGGGAGCCTTCAGTGACTGTGTGAGTTGGTCTCTGAATCACTCGAGGGTTTTCTGGACAGACACACAGCAAACACCCAACCTGTGTGTGTCTCCTCCAGCTGGGCTGTCAGAGTAAACAGAGAGTCTGGGACTCTTAGGGATTCCTTTCAGTGTGATGTTTCTGAGGATGAGATGAAGAAACACAcgttctccctccctgccctgcctggatTGCTCCTCACAGGAAGGGAAGAGGACGTGAGCCATCTGGGAGAAGAGCCTTTGCCTGCTGTGTCCACTGCTGCTTCCACAGCACAGAGCagagcctggaacacagtaggtgctcagtaagtgctgAGTAAAGGAAGACTCAGCCTCATTGAGGGGCACTCTCTGTGGGCCGGGGTGAGGTCTGACCGTGTGACTTGGAGAGTCACTCAGACTTTCAGTTCCCTCCTCCCTGGAACAAAGGGCTGGACGGGATGGAAAAGGCAAGGGCTGTGGAGCCAGGCAGATGGGTGTTCAGACATTTCCCCCCATTTACCAGCTGTGGGGCCTTGAGCAACTAGCACGACCTCTCCAGGCCTCAACTTCCCTGATCTGTGGAAGGGGGTGAAATCAGATCATGAATATAAGCACCCACTGCCACACCTGATTCTCGCTGTTGCTCAAAGAATGCGGGCCTTATTATTGACTTGCTGTCACACACCAGGGGACAAAGGAGGCCCACGCTGTACTCACCACTCACGGTGAGCTGGGTGCCTGGTCCAGACTTAATCTCCACGTCATCAGGGCTCCCTTTCTGGAATTTCACACAGTAGTAGATACCAGTGTCTGCTGGGGTGATGTTCCTGATGCGGATGGAATAGTCCATGCTGTTTCTGTTTGTGGTGTCTGCAACATTTTCTACTCGGGGGAAGTGGCCTCCTTTGAAACTGTAGATTAACTCCCGGCCTGGCCCTGTCCCCCTGAACCACTGAGTGGGCCCCACAGGGAGCAGGGAGGTCATGGTGCAGCGCAGAGTGGCCGTCTCTCCAGCTGCAACAGACACTGACTTCTCAGGCTGAATCACCTGCAGCTCCTCACCTGCCACTCCTGGAGGGGAACAGACCCGTTATTTATTCATCCTTATGTGATCTTGTGGGTTTTCTCAAGTGTTTGTCAACAGCAGCTTTCTCTGACTGAGCGCACACAATGAGTGTGCCTTGAGCTCAGCACGTTGCATAGACCAAACCTCATGTAACCCTCACAACGAGCCTGTCATGTGAGACTACCCCAGATGgtgaactgaggcacagagaggctgagcgACGCGGCAGAGTGTGGGTCTGAGTGCCTGAGCCTTCTCTGGGAGTTTCGTGCTTCACCAAATATTCTGGATGTCCAATTTCTGGCCTCATGGAGGGTTGTACTTCTCGACCTTTGCATTGGGTGGGACCATGAAAGTATTTTAGACCACTGGTTTGCAGCAGAAGTGATGAAGGAATTTTGTGGGATACGCATTTCACTGCAAGAACATCTATGGATCAACTTCCCTCTTCCGCAGAGATCCACATGCTCATGATGGGTCTGCTCCATCAGCCTGGATACTTGAGTGGCAGTGATGGCAGAGCTCCCAAGACACAATGAACATGTAGATTAAATAAGATCTAAAACATTGTTTCAAGTTCCTGGGATTACTTTCCACAGCATAATcatgttttatagtttcctactcctgctgtaacaaattacccaaaacgttgtggtttaaaacaacagaaatttattgactTGTCGTTATGGAGATCAGAAGTACACAACTGCTGTTACAGGAATATAATCCAGGGGTCAGCCAAGCTGCATTTCTTCTGGAAGCTCTCTTCCTTGCCCTCCAAATTCTAGatgctgcccacattcctttaCCCCTGGATCCTTTTATTCTTGTCACTTCTTATTACTCCTATTGCTCCTGTTACTCCTGTTACTCTAGCCTTTTGCTTCCATTGTCACTTGTCCTTGTCAATCTTTGACTTTCCTGactccttcttataaggaccctggtGTTTGCATTGGGCTCACTTTGATAATCAATGATAATCTCCCCATATCAAACGTCTTAACTTAGTCACTCATGCAGAATCTCTTTTGCGAGATACAGTAAAATATTGACAGGTTCTGGGTATTAGGACATGGGCCTCTTTGAGGGGCCAATGTTCTGTCTCCCACACTCATCTCTCCTAACTTTCAGAAACCATTTGTCATAATAGAAACCTAGGTGTGTGGTATTGTCTTACAAGGTGAAGGACAAGGCAACTCATGGGAATTTGGAAGAAGGGCTATTCAAGCAGTGCTCTGGAgaaatagtttgaaaaataaaactagaaatcaataacagaaggagaaatggaatatttgtaaatatacagaaatcaaacaATGTACTCGTAAAACATCaataagtgaaagaagaaatcacaagggaaattagggAATACTTTGAGGCCAATGAAAAccaaaacacaatataccaaaagtTATGAGATGCAGTGGAAGCAGGGCTAGAGGGAAATGTACAGCTGTCAATGCAGACATTTAGAAAGAGGAAAGATCATAAATCAATAACTTAACTATACACCttcagaaattagaaaaagaattgcaaaataattacaaaatccaaaggtagcagaaggaaggaaataataaagattagtgcagagataaataaaatgtgaatagacaaacaacagagaaaatcaacaaaaccgagagtggttcttcaaaaaaatcaacaaaattgagaaacctttagctagattgactaagaaaaacagagagaagacccaaataactaaaatcaaatTAAAGGACACTACTAAAATTTTacggaaataaaagagattataaCAGAGTACTGTGAAAAACTGTAcaccaataaattggataacctagataaaatgggcaaattcctagaaacacaattTACCAAGACtgcatcatgaagaaatagaaaatctgaatagacctataactaggaAGGAGattgaaatcaataataaaaaatgtcccaacaaagaaaatctcACAACAACTAGGCtttgctggtgaattttaccaaacatttaaaaaagaactaacactaatcctctTCAAATTcttgcaaaaaattgaagaggaaagaagTGTTCCTATCTTATTCAGAGTCATTCTAGACTCATATacaggccagcattatcctaataccaaaaccagacaaatgcacttaaaaaaactacagaccaatatgtcTTATGAAAATTTATGCAACAATccacaacaaaatattagaaaaccaaatttaacaGCCTGTGAAAAAATtgtacactatgaccaagtgggatttattcctggaacgcaaggatggttcaacatatgaaaaccaAACAATGTAATGTACCATGTTAatagaatgaagagaaaaaaccTCACATGATCATCTTATTTGAtgtacaaaaagcatttgataaaagtcAACATTGTTCAGATAAAAACAAtcaataaactagaaatagaTGGAAATGCACAAAATGACAAAATGATAaagtcatatatgaaaaacccacagcgaACATCATACAAGATGGAGAAAGTCTGAAAGGTTTTCCCCTAAGAccagaaacaagacaaagatgcccactttcaccacttctattcaacgcaATACTGGAAGTTCCAGAAaaagcagttaggcaagaaaaattttaaaaagacattcaaattggaaaggaagaagtaaaactctctctGTTTGTGCATGACTTGATTTTATACATAACAACTCTAaagattatacacacacacacaaactaatggagctaataaatgaattcagcaaagtggaaggatacaaaatcaacagacaaaaatcagctgcatttctatacactagtgatgtacaatccaaaaatgaaatcaagcaaacaattccatttacaatagcatcaaaatttAACCAtggagatgaaagacttgtacactgacaagtagaaaacattgctgaaagaaatgaaagaagac
Protein-coding sequences here:
- the LOC131418588 gene encoding signal-regulatory protein beta-1-like — protein: MTSLLPVGPTQWFRGTGPGRELIYSFKGGHFPRVENVADTTNRNSMDYSIRIRNITPADTGIYYCVKFQKGSPDDVEIKSGPGTQLTVSAKPSAPVVSGPMARAPPEQTVSFTCESHGFSPRNITLKWFKNGNELPASQTNVDPEGDSISYSISSTAKVVLAPGDVRSQVICEVAHVTLQGCPPLRGTANLSETLRVPPTLEVSQQPMAGNLMNVTCQVNKFYPWHLKLTWLENGNVSRTEMALTLIENKDGTFNWMSWLLVNSSAHREDVVLTCQVEHDGQPAVTKHHTLEASAHQKEQDTGGTPGEELSTVPLVVLLLSTKLLLAIGVSAIYVHSKWRA